From the genome of Bos mutus isolate GX-2022 chromosome 2, NWIPB_WYAK_1.1, whole genome shotgun sequence:
TGAATGACCCATTGCTGCTAACTGGCAAAGCAGAGGGCTCTACCTGGAACCTCCAACATCAACTTCAGGGTTCTGCTTTCCTCTTTTCAGTCCTTTCTACCAAGTCTACAGCTGGAAATCAAGTGTCAGGGCTATAGAGACACACAAACAGGACTTAGATGGAATCATTGACTcgttcaccaaatatttattgattcctGGGAAAGCGGGCTGCGCCGAGGTTGTTCTTAAGTTCTACTTTTCACCCTGTCAGATGGTTAAACAGCTGTGGCGTCACCAGGGCCTCCTCCCAGCGCCACATCACGCCCAGAACACCGCCTTGCCTTCATCTCTCCCGAGTCAGACCCTTCTTCCTGGGCTTCTCGTGTGTGCGCTGGCACTGTCATTCTGAGATGTCTTTAAGGACTCACTACTTCTCAGCTTGTTTATTACTGAAGATACGAGAGGACTGATTTCACTAGCCCTGAAACACACTTTGCCCACCCTGACAAAGGGAAATCGAGGTTTAAACCAAATTTGTTTCCTCCCGGCAGCCTGAACAAAGTGGACGCCAGAGGGCGCCTCAGGACCACGCTTCCTAACAAACGCGGCCCTCTCTTTCCCCACCCACCCGCGTTGCACTTTAAGACCTCATCTCCTGGTGATTTTTCACACAGGATTTGAGTCAGTCACAGCAGCAAAGCACACACATCTGCCCTTCTCTTGTTTGTTTGGCCAGCACAGAACTGCTTCACCGTTTAAAATTTATGATGATCATCCTTTCGATGGCATCAGGCTCTTTCCTGCCCTCAAAGCCCTGAATGTCGTCCGCATGCCAAGAGATGGAGAGGGAGTGAACGTTTAACCCTGTCCACTGTGAGCTTTGCCCGTGCACTGCGTTTTTACATGCTTTATCTCACTGAATAGGCTCATCCCAGCCCTGGGAGATTTTATCCGCATATTACACACAGTGGAGTATCATGTCTATATTTAGGAGTAGAATCTGCTGAAGTTTATTTCTTCCCAGGTAGGCTGCATTCCAATTTGATGGGAATCCTTTGGTGCATTAAATTGGCTCCAAAGTCAGTCTCAGGATGCTGGATATAAGATGTAGAActctttcctcttcccctcctgGTATCAGGAGCTGGGCCTGGCATGGGTATCCTCACAGCTGACCTTCCCTGGGCACTCTGGGTTGTCCATGATGACAATCAGAGGGGTGGTGGGCAGTGACTGATACCGACTCATGCAGAAGAAGGTCCACTGGCTTGGGAGTGAGGACACCCCTCCAGGTAGAACCTTCCCTCTCTGACCTCCGGGGTGCCCCTCTGCCAAGGGAGGGCTGTGAATCAGATGATTTGAGAGCCTCTTTTCACTCTAAGCCAGAATTCTAATGGGAGGGAATTGAAGCCTGATGACATGGTGGGGGCAATGTTTTTAGGTTGGCATTTGCGTGCTTTTCACATTATGCCATATGGCCAGAAATATTCCTGCTAGAGACTGCCATTATTATCTGGGATAAGACGGTAAAAcgttagaaaaaaagagaatcacAAAGACTCATTGTAATGGAAAACTCAAAGGACAGAGTGTTGGAGCTGCATGCAGGGGCCACCCGAGCCAGACCCACGCTATGTCCCCGTGCTTAGCACATTTCTGGGTGCTCGAGAAACAAAGGCGTGAGTGAAACCGGAGACTGATGAACCCTGCGACACAATCTGAGGGCCAGTGTTAGAATCCTGGGCAAACATTATTCACATATCAGAAGAGGGGACTGAGATCCCAGGGGACGGGTTGTGGAATCTTCTGGGTGTTCCAGGAGCCCCCTGCCCCCGGTGTGGCTCTTTTTGAGGGCGCTGTGGCCAGGGAGGCCAGGGACGGTCCAGGGCTGAGTCTGGGGCCTCTCAGGGAAGGATGGGCTTACGGGAAAGGAGTTTTCTGGCCGGAGAGCCTTTGGTGCTAACCCTCCCGAGGCCTGGGGCCCCGGCAGCTGGAGGCCTCAGCGGGAGGCAGAGCGCACCCTTAGCAGGGCGGGGTGGGCCCAGTGCACAGCTTGTTGGGGTAATGGGCGTATTTGCGGTTGTAGGTGCCCAGGTTGCGGCGAAAGCAGAGCGCGGCCTTCTTGTCACACTCGCAGGTCTGTCGCTGGCAGCTGGTTCTGCCGGCTGGATGGGATGTGGGCAGTCAGGGCCCGGGAACCTTGGGCCCGCCACTCCCAGCCATGTGCAGGGGAGCGTGCTGGGGTCCACGTTCTCTGCCCGGAAGCCCACGCTCACCAGGGGGATGCTCCGGGGGGATGCTCCAGGGTTGGGTGAGAGAACGGGCAGGGTGCTGAGGCCCTGCTGGGGCCAGGGATGCTGGAAGCCTGGAGATTTGTCCTTGCTGTCCCTTCCTCTCCCAAACCCACTCCACTCCCCTAAGCTCCTTCCCCACGGGGAGACCACCTGTCCCAGCCCAGGGAGGGCTGTGTTTCTGGGCGACCCTTCTCCCACGTAATGGATTGCTAGTGGTGTCAGCAGCCATGAACCAGAGAGGAAAACTACTGAACGGCAGCAGCTCGATTCCTGTGACCTGGGCGTGCCCCGGAGGGCCTGGAGCTGGGGCCTGCGCCTGCCTCCCTCAGCGGGGATGGAGCCCGTTTTTCCAGCATTTATCTCAGGGCTCCCCCTCCACGTGCGCACACACCCAGCCTGGGGAGTGGGGCGGGCATCAGCTCTGTGGGCTCCAGGGGCCCCAAAGCCTCCTCTTGCCTCCATCACCTCTGTCTGTCCTCAGGGGCTCTGGCTCCTTTTTGTCCCCACGAAGACATCCCCCAGCTCAGACATGTCCGGCTTCCTCAGGGTCCCTCGTGAAGGTCAGCCTCATTTCCCATCTGGGTTCTGCTCTCCCCTGCTCTTTCCCCAGAACTCAGATTTGGCAGGGGCTTAACAGCTATGTCAGCTCCCAGGAGCTGGGCTAAGCTGGCAAGTGTGAGGTTAGGtctcccttttacagatgaagaaataggagGGGTTCTATtccttgcccagagtcacacggCGGGGAGGGGACTCCCTGAACCTGTGTCCCATTCACCTGACCCCTCCCTTCACTCACCCTCTCAGCGCTGTCCCCAACAGGTGGCTTCCCAGCCTTGCATGAACTCCCCGTGACGGGGAGCTCATTACCTGCTAAAGCCACTTTGCTGAGTGGATGGCGATGGCAACAGGACACTTGGAGCCCAGCCTGCCTCCCGCAGCTCTGTTTCTTGTCCCGTCCCGCCCCCAGGACAGACCCCAGAGATCTGAGTCTTCTTTGACCCTCCCAGCCCCCTTGTGCTGTGTCCTTCCAGCTCCAGGCCTGCCCTCTGCCTTCCAGGCTACTCCTGGCTTTGCGGCAGGAAGAAGAACCTTTGGTTCTCCGATGTGAGTTCCCTTCATGGGGCTGGGCTGCATGGAGCCCTTTACACTGATTCGGGTCCAGCTGtttccccaggctggggagcagaGGAGAAGGCTAACTGGTCCAAGTGGGCATGGGGCCTGGCGAGGAGGCGCCCCGGTGTGGGGGGTCAGCCTTTGGGGGTCTGTGGTCCCCCATCCGAGCTCCAGCCTCTGGGTCTGGGGCTCCGCCCTCGAGGCCCTGTCCTGGGGCTGTGCCCCTAGTGGCTGCCCAGGCCCTGGGGAGGGCTGTCTGGGCACAGCTCCTCTGGGCGGGCTCGGTGCTGTCCCTCTGCTCTCCCCCCAGAGGCTGGAGCTGGTGGGGGCGCCTCTGAATGGGGGGGTGTTCCTGGGGTCCCAGGGCAGGAGCTGATGGGTCCTGGGCTCTCCAGACCGGGTGCCATGGGAGCATCTGGGCGCAGGGACACGCCTCTCCCTGATGCTGTGATGATGGAAGACCCGCCTCTCCTGCCCAGGTGACCAGGCTCAAGGGTCTCCATCAGGAGAGGGGTTCCTGGCTGAGTCCCCTCCCTCTCTAGGGGTCTGGGGGACCCCCGGGCCTGCTCACTCACCGCAGAAGATGCTGTGCCTGGTGGCTGAGAAGAGGTACCTTTCCATTTTGGGTTCACAGCCCAGCTTCTCCAGGCGCCCGTAGCAGCAGTCATGGGCATGGCAGCACCTGTGAAGGTCGTGGACGGCCTGAAGGCGCCTGTGAGCCCAGCTGGGCTGGACTGGGGGCTGCCTGGGGGGCTTAAGGCCCAAAGGGGCTCGCAAGTGTGGTGGTCATGCCTCAGCTTCCTCGGTACCCCCAGCTCCCCGCAGGATGCTCCCCCTGGCGCCTCCATCCTCCAGGCAGGACGGCGGCTGGGCCGCCTGCTCACCAGTCTGTCTTGTCCACCGGCCAGTGGGAGCCACCGACACCGCAGTAGCAGCCGTAGTCGTTGTACTGCAGCGCGGGCTTCCCCGTCATCCTCTCGATCATCACCCCAAACTGGACCAGGTTCCCGCCGGCCAGGGCCGCTGCGGGGACGGAGCGGG
Proteins encoded in this window:
- the PLA2G2E gene encoding group IIE secretory phospholipase A2, with protein sequence MKRPPLLTFLCLLAALAGGNLVQFGVMIERMTGKPALQYNDYGCYCGVGGSHWPVDKTDWCCHAHDCCYGRLEKLGCEPKMERYLFSATRHSIFCAGRTSCQRQTCECDKKAALCFRRNLGTYNRKYAHYPNKLCTGPTPPC